In Trichocoleus sp. FACHB-46, one genomic interval encodes:
- a CDS encoding IS1 family transposase, whose protein sequence is MSASLPACSACNSTHIVKNGKIHNGKQNFKCRNCGRQFVQNPQNKIIDPATKTLIDKLLLEKIPLAGIARVTGVSEPWLEHYVNEKYQAVPQQVIVRTKKSDYLTCQA, encoded by the coding sequence ATGTCTGCCTCTTTACCTGCTTGTTCTGCTTGTAACTCCACTCATATCGTCAAGAATGGCAAAATCCATAACGGCAAACAGAACTTTAAGTGCCGCAATTGTGGCAGGCAGTTTGTGCAAAACCCCCAAAACAAGATCATTGACCCAGCAACCAAGACGCTAATCGACAAACTGCTGTTAGAGAAGATTCCTTTAGCAGGCATTGCCAGGGTCACAGGCGTTTCAGAGCCTTGGCTCGAGCACTATGTCAATGAGAAATATCAAGCAGTCCCCCAGCAAGTGATCGTGCGGACCAAAAAAAGCGATTATCTTACTTGTCAAGCCTAA